The Cellulomonas sp. S1-8 genomic sequence CTCGGCGGGAGGGGTCGTCGGGGGTGGCCGGTCGGCGGGGCCGGCGTGCGCAGGGCAGGATGGACGGGCACTGTCATCCACCGAAGGAGAAGTCGACATGGCCGCAGCGCTGCCCGAGGTCTCGGGCGCTCCCGGCAGCAAGCCCGCCCTGACGTTCCCCGACGCGCCGCCGTCGGGCGAGCTCGAGGTGGTCGTGCTCAGCCGCGGCGACGGTCCGCTCGTCGAGGCGGGTCAGGACATCGAGGTGCACTACCTCGGCCAGGCATGGCAGGGGGGCGTCTTCGACAACTCCTTCGACCGTGGCTCGTCCATCAGCTTCCCCATCGGCGTCGGCGCGGTCATCGCCGGGTGGGACGAGGGCCTCGTCGGCCAGCAGGTCGGGTCGCGCGTGCTGCTGTCGATCCCGGCGCACCTGGGCTACGGCGACCGCGGCGTGCCGCAGGCCGGCATCAAGGGTGGCGACACGCTCGTGTTCGTCGTGGACGTCGTCGGCGTCAGCTGACGGGACCGCACACCACCGCGCGCCGCCGGGACCCGACGAGGGCACCGGCGGCGCGCGAGCGTCCGGCCCGCACCGCCGCCGGCTCCGGGCCGATGAGTCCGGACCTCGTCGCCTGTCTGTCTCTCCGGGACGCCCGACGGCGGGCGTCAGGACGGAGGCGACGATGCAGGGTCCGACGCGGGACGCAGCCCACGGTCCGGGGGAGTGGGCCCACCACTCGCCCTACAGCGACCCGGGGCAGCACGCCGGCGTGCTGGCCGCGCTGGGGACGGACCCCGCCGACGTGCACGCCGCCGCGACCGGCCTGATCGCCCACTACCGCGCGGAGGCCGGCACGCTCGACGAGGACCGGCTGCCCACCGTGAACCTGCGCTGGCTGGACGCGATCCTCGCCGCCGGCCTCGCGCTGGCGCCGGGTCCCTTCGCCGGCCGCCCGCCGACGGACCGGATCGCCGGCTGCTGCCGCGACCACACGCTGTTCGGCGTGGGCCTGCTGCGGGAGCACGGCATCCCCGCGCGTTCGCGCATCGGGTTCGCGCGGTACTTCGCCCCCGGCTTCGCGCACGACCACGTCGTCGTCGAGCGGTGGGACGGGCAGCGCTGGGTGCGCGCGGACCCCGAGCTCGACGCGGCGTTCGGTGCGGCGCCGCCGGCAGGCCCGCCGTTCGACCCGTTCGACATGCCGACGGGCCTCGACAGCCCCTTCCCGACCGCGGCGGAGCTGTGGCTCGCGCACCGGCGCGACGGGCTCGACCTGAGCGCGTACGGCGTCTCGCAGGCGATGCCGGAGCTGTGCGGCCCCGACTTCGTGCGCGGGTACGTGCTGCTGGAGGCGGCGCACCGCCGCCGCGAGGAGCTGCTGCTGTGGGACGTGTGGGGTGCCGAGCTCGCGGCCGCACCCGACGAGGCCGCTGCCCTGGCCGACGAGGTCGCCGACCTGCTGGTCCGCGCGGACGCCGGCGACGCCGACGCGGAGGACTCGCTGGCCTGCCGGTACGCCGCCGACCCGCGGCTGCATCCCGGGTCGCGCGTGCGCACCCTGTCGCCGCTGGGCCGCGAGGGCTGGACGGACCTGGGTACCCGCGTGACCACCTGGGACGCCTGACCGCCGGCTGGAACGGCGTGGAGCGTCCGGGACGTCAGGCGTCCCGGACGCTGCACCCCGTCGGGTGGGGTCGGATGCGAATCCGTTCGGTTGTTGACGGGCCGGCCGGCGGGGCGCTCGGATGGGCTCGGCGCGGCCACGGCGGCCGCCGCAGGGCGCCGGGGGGCAACGATGACGGGTCGAGCACGCCTGACAGGTCGAGCACGACTGGCAGCGGTCGTGGCGGGAGCCGCACTGGCCGTGGGGGTCATGGGTCCCGCGTCCCCGGCCACCGCGCGCGGGGTGCCGCAGGTCGTCGGGGTGGACGTCGTCGTCCAGGTGGGGCCGCTGGGCGCCGCGGTCACGGCGGTGGCGCTCGAGTACGACCGGTCCATCAGCGCGCGACCCGGGACGCTCGACGAGACGGCGTTCGTCGTCGAGGTGACGCTCGACGACGTCACCTCGGCCCGCACGGTCACGGACGCCTACGTCAGCGGCTCCGCGGAGCCGGGCGCGCCGCGGCGCAGCGGCCGGTTCCTCGTCGTCGCGCTCGACCCCGCGGACGCGAACGCCTCCGTCCTCGCGTACGACGGCGAGCTCAACCACCGCATCGACCTCGACGGGGCCTACACCGTCGACCTGCGGGACGACCTCGTCGACCGGTCCGGGCGCGTGGTCGTGCCGGCGACGGTGGACGCGCTCGCCAACGACGACGTCGTGACGCCCGTCGTCGACGACTTCGTGCAGCGCTCGACGACGGCCTCGTCCGGGGTGCGCCTGCGCTACGGGCTGTTCTCCCCGGACGTGGACCGCGCGGGCGCGGAGCTCGTGCCGCTCGTCGTCGCGCTGCACGGCGCGGGCGAGCGCGGCACCGACGGGCACGTCCAGCTGCTCGCGAACGAGCTCGGCGTCGCCTTCGCCGCGCCGTCGCGGCAGCAGAGCGACCCGAGCTTCGTGCTCGTCCCGCAGGCCCCGCCACCGTCGGTGCAGCCCGTCGGGGACTGGGTGGGGGTGTGGGACGTCCCGGAGGTGCAGTCCGCGCTGCTCGAGCTCGTCGACCGGACGATCGCGCAGCACCCCGTCGACCCCGACCGTGTGTACGTCACGGGTCTGTCGATGGGCTCGATGGGGACGTTCCAGGTCCTCGCCGAGCGCCCGGACCTGTTCGCGGCGGCGCTGCCCGTGACCGGGTACGCCGACCCGCGCTTCGCGTCGGTGTTCGCTGCCGTCCCGACGTGGGCGACGCACTCCGTGGACGACGAGGCCGTGCCGTTCGACCACCCGTACTCGGACTGGAACCTGCTGACCGCGATCGAGGCGACCGGTGCCGCCGTCACGCGCGACGAGTGGGCCGCGAACCTGCCCGACGCGGAGAACGAGGCCCGGGCGCAGGCGCAGTGGGACCGGGCGCGGGCCGAGGGCAGCCACACGCTGTTCACGGCGTGGACCGCCGGGACGACACCCGTGAACGCGCACTTCGCGTGGGTGCCGACGTACTCGAACGACATCATGGTCGACTGGTTGTACAGCCACGAGCGCGGGTGACGTCGGGAGGGCGTCCGCACCCGACGACCTCGATCTGAGCGTGTTCTCACCCGTGCCGTGGGGTCCATCGTGCGTACGTCTGCGCGTCGCCTGAGCCCGACACCGTCGGGGCGTCACTTCCGACGCAAGGAGACGCTTGATGCGAACGCCCAGCCTGTCCCGCGCACGTGCGGCCGGGTCCCTGAGCCACCGGTTCACCGCCGTGGTCCTCGGTACCGCCCTCGTCGCCGCGGGCGCCCTGGCGACCGCCACCCCCGCGGCCGCCGACCCCGGCACCACGACGGACCGCCTGATCCTCACCCCCACGGACCAGCCGACGACGTCGCAGTTCGTCACCTGGCGCAGCACGGTCGCTGCCGCCGGTGCCGTCGAGTACCGCCTGCCCGGTGGCGGCACGACGACCGTCGCCGCGACCGTCGCCGACACGATCGGCGAGCACACCCACCTGTCGGCGACGATCACGGGTCTGACGGCCGGCACGGCGTACGAGTACCGCGTCGGGCAGGACGGCGACTGGACGACGTGGCGGACGTTCCGCACCGCGTCGGGCACGGCGGAGCCCTTCTCGTTCCTCTACTACGGCGACGCGCAGATCAGCCTGGACACCACGTGGCCTGCCGTCGTGCAGGCGGCGCACGCCAAGGCGCCGCAGGCCGTGGGCAGCGTCCACGCCGGTGACCTCATCGACACCGCGAGCAACCAGACGCAGTGGACCAACTGGTTCCTCGGCATGGGCGAGTCGGCGATGACCACGCAGGTGCTCGCCGCCCCCGGCAACCACGAGTACAGCGGCGACCAGACCATGCGGAACTGGAAGGCAAACTTCACGTACGCGCACAACCAGCCGAGCCGCGCGACGATCGGTGACCTGGCCCGGCTCGCCGAGGGCGACACGCCGGCCGCGCAGCAGACGGCCGCGTACTTCGACCACTTCACGACGTTCGCCGCGGAGACGGTGTACTACGTCGACTACCAGGACGTCCGCTTCATCACGCTGAACGCGACGCGGAGCTCCGGGTTCCTCACCCCTCCGAGCCTGCCCGCGTGCAGCGAGGGCTGCCCCAACGCCGGCCAGCTGTGGATCGACTTCCAGGCCGCCTGGCTCGACCACATCCTCACGGACAACCCGAACACGTGGGCCGTCGCGACGTTCCACCAGCCCGTCTACAGCGTCTCCAGCGGGCGCGACGAGCCGATCCTGCGCGCCGCCTGGGTGCCGGTGTTCGAGAAGCACAACATCGACCTGGTGCTGCAGGGCCACGACCACACCTACGCGCGCGGGTTCAAGGACACGACCGCGACGGACACGCCCGGCGTCACCAACGGCCCCGTCTACGCCGTGTCGAACTCGGGCGGCAAGTACTACGAGCTCGCGCCGGAGGGTGACAACGTGTGGACGCGCAACGGCGCGACGCAGGTCAAGCGCGGCGCGAACGTCTCGACGTACCAGGTCGTCACGGTCGACGGCGGGTCGCTGCGCTACGAGTCCTACGTCGCGGCCGTCACGGGCGGGGCGACCGAGCAGCTCGGCGACCTGTACGACAGCTTCACGATCACGAAGAACGACGCCGGCAAGGTCGTGACCGAGGACGGCGTCGCCATTCCCGGTGCCGACGCCCAGCGGCTGGCCGTGACGGTGCCCGAGCAGACCGGTGAGCCTGGCGAGTTCGTCTGGGCCATCGACGGTGGCAACGGGCTCGTGGACCTGGGTGTCGCGCAGGACGCCGGCGACCACTTCCGCGCCGCCGGTGCCCTGAACCCCGTGCGGGTGACGGACACGCGTCGGGACGCGCCCGCCTGGTCGCTCTCGGGCCAGGTGAGCGACTTCGTGTCCGGCGACCAGACCGTCGACGGCAAGCACCTCGGGTGGACCCCGTCGGTGAGCGAGAACACCGGCGGGGCCGTGGCCGGTGCCGCGGTGGCCTCGGGCTTCGTGTCCGGTGAGGGTCTGTCCGCGCCGGCCGTCCTCGGCTCCGCCGCGGCGGGGCACCAGCGGGGCTCGGCGCTGCTGGGTGCCGAGCTGGACCTGCGGCTGCCGATCTCGGTGGCCGAGGGCCGGTACGCCGCGACCCTGACGCTCACGGCGCTGAGCTGACGTCGGTCTGACGTCGAGCGGCCCCGCCGGTCCCCGCGACCGGCGGGGCCGCTCCCACCCCGATCCTTCCCCCTGAGGAGCACGCCCATGTCCGTCCCCCGTCCCCGGCATCGCCTGGCGCAGCGGCTCGTCGCCGTCGTGACAGGTGCGCTCGTCGCCACCCCCCTCCTCGCTCCGGCGGCCGTCGCCGCCCCGTCCGAGCCCGTCGAGCTGCCCCTCGTCACGTCCGCCACCACCTGGCGCTACCTCGACGACGACACCGAGCCGCACGGCACCGCACCCGACGTCCTCGCCTGGACCGCGCCGGGGTTCGACGCCACGGGCTGGACCAGCGGCACCGGCCCGTTCGGCGCCAAGAACGGCGCACTGGGCGACCTCGGCGGGGGCTACCGACCCGCCACGCTGCTCGAGCACTACGCGAACGGCGTCTCCGGCACCACCGTGCCGACGTACTTCTTCCGGACCACGGTCGAGCTCGACGCGGCCGCCCTGGACCGCCTGGTGTCGCTCCAGGGCCAGATCGCGTACGACGACGCGGTGCGCGTCTACCTCGACGGCGTCCTCGTCTTCCACGACCGGGACGACCGGGCGAGCGACCCGACCCGCAACCTGCAGTACGCGGGCGTCTCGGCCGGCAGCCCGGTGTCGAGCACGTTCACGATCGACCCGGCGGACCTGCCCGACGGCACGCTGGTGCCCGGCACCCACACGATCGCGGTCGCGCTCTACCAGGACCGCGCCTCGAGCTCCGACGTCTACCTCGACATGTCGTCGCTCACCGCGACGATCGCGCCGGAGCCCGCGCCCGACGCACAGAGCCTCGAGGTCACGGTGCCCGCGGTGGACGTCGGGCAGCTCGTGTGGGCGATCGACGGGACCAACGACCTCGTGGACCTGGGCGTCGCCGAGCGTGAGGGCGACCGGCTCGCCGCGCGCGGCTCGCTGAACCCCGTGCGGGTGACGGACACCCGGCGTGGGGCGCCGGCCTGGTCGCTGTCCGGCCAGGTCAGCGACTTCGTGTCCGGCGACGAGGTCGTCGACGGCAAGCACCTGGGGTGGACGCCGTCGGTCGGCGAGAACACCGGCGGTGCCGTGGCCGGTGACGCCGTGGCCTCGGGGTTCGTCGCGGGCGAGGGTCTGTCCGTCCCGGCCGTCCTCGGCGCCGCGCCTGCCGGGCACGCGCCCGGCTCCGCGCTGCTGGGGGCGGACCTCGAGCTGCTGCTGCCCGTCTCGGTCACGCAGGGCCGGTACGCCGCGACCCTCACGCTCACCGCACTGAGCTGACCACCACCGAGAGTGACCAGCACTGAGCTCGACCACCGCTGAGCTCGACCACCACTGCCGAGCGCCTGGCTCGGTCCACCCCGGTGCCCAGTGCGGCGCCGGGGTGGACCGGGCTCGGCGACCCGATGATCCCCGTACGCCTCCCAGGAGCCATGCCCATGTCCCGCACGCCGGCCCGTACCGCGGCCACGCTCGTCCCTGCGTCCCTCGCCGCCGCGCTGCTGGGCGCGGTGCTCCTCGTCGCGCCGGCGCACGCCGTCACCGAGACCGACACCACGACCGACACCACGACCGTGACGTGGGGGGTCCGACCGGCCGACGCCCCGCAGCACGATCCCGGGCGGCCGAACTTCGCGTACGTCGCCACCCCCGGCGAGACCGTGGAGGACGGGCTCGTCGTGAGCAACCACGGCGCCGCGGAGACGACGCTGCGCGTGTACGTCGCCGACGCGTTCACGACGTCGCGGGGCGTGCTCGACCTGCTCCGCCCCGACGAGGAGTCGACGGGCGTGGGGGCGTGGGCCACGGTCGCGACCCCCGAGATCACGATCCCGGCGGGCGAGAGCGTCGTCGTGCCGTTCACGCTGGCCGTGCCGGTCGACGCGGAGCCCGGTGACCATGCCGGTGGCGTGGTCACCTCGTTGGCGAGCACCCAGGCGGACGGCGTGAGCGTCGACCGGCGCCTGGGGGCGCGGATCCACCTGCGCGTCGACGGGCCGGTCACCCCGGGGGTCGCGCTCGAGGACACGCGCGTGGCGCACCGCGGGGTGCTCAACCCGGTGGGTGCCGGGTCGGCGGTCGTGGACGTCGACGTCGTCAACACGGGCAACGTGCGGGTCGGCGGTGAGGCGACCGTGACGGTGGCGGGCCCGTTCGGGTGGGGGGAGCGGGTCGAGCGGGTCGACGTCCCCGAGCTGCTGCCGGGGGAGCGGACGACCGTCGCGGTCACCGTCGGTGACGTGCTCCCGCTGCTGCGGCTGGGTGCCACCGTGCGTCTGGCCCCTCAGGTGGCCACCGACGGCTCGGCGCTCGAGGCCGTGACGGCCACGGCGGCGACGGCCGCCGTGCCGTGGTCGCTGCTGGTGCTGATCCTGCTCGCGGTGGCGGCGGTCGTGGCGGCCCGGTGGCGCGCACGCCGACGTGCCGCGGCGACGGAGCGGCTCGTCGCGGAGGCCGTGGCAGCGGCCCGCGCGGAGGCCGACCCGGTCGCCGTGCCCTGACGCGCGGCAGGCGGTCCCGTCGGCGTCGCCGTGCAGCGTCGCCGTGCAGCGTTCGGGACCTCAGGTGTCCCGAACGCTGCTCGCCACGGTCGGTCGCGGCAGCGTCAGCCGCGCAGGCCGTGGCGGAGCAGGAAGTCGTTCGCGAAGACGCCGTCGGGGTCCCGGCGCGCCAGCAGCGCGAGCTGGTCGTCCCAGCGGGGGTAGAGGTCGCGCAGCGCGTGGCGCTCGTCGGCGAAGAGCTTGCCCCAGTGCGGGCGGGCGCCGAACGGGGCCAG encodes the following:
- a CDS encoding FKBP-type peptidyl-prolyl cis-trans isomerase; translated protein: MAAALPEVSGAPGSKPALTFPDAPPSGELEVVVLSRGDGPLVEAGQDIEVHYLGQAWQGGVFDNSFDRGSSISFPIGVGAVIAGWDEGLVGQQVGSRVLLSIPAHLGYGDRGVPQAGIKGGDTLVFVVDVVGVS
- a CDS encoding prolyl oligopeptidase family serine peptidase; protein product: MAGAALAVGVMGPASPATARGVPQVVGVDVVVQVGPLGAAVTAVALEYDRSISARPGTLDETAFVVEVTLDDVTSARTVTDAYVSGSAEPGAPRRSGRFLVVALDPADANASVLAYDGELNHRIDLDGAYTVDLRDDLVDRSGRVVVPATVDALANDDVVTPVVDDFVQRSTTASSGVRLRYGLFSPDVDRAGAELVPLVVALHGAGERGTDGHVQLLANELGVAFAAPSRQQSDPSFVLVPQAPPPSVQPVGDWVGVWDVPEVQSALLELVDRTIAQHPVDPDRVYVTGLSMGSMGTFQVLAERPDLFAAALPVTGYADPRFASVFAAVPTWATHSVDDEAVPFDHPYSDWNLLTAIEATGAAVTRDEWAANLPDAENEARAQAQWDRARAEGSHTLFTAWTAGTTPVNAHFAWVPTYSNDIMVDWLYSHERG
- a CDS encoding purple acid phosphatase family protein, with the protein product MRTPSLSRARAAGSLSHRFTAVVLGTALVAAGALATATPAAADPGTTTDRLILTPTDQPTTSQFVTWRSTVAAAGAVEYRLPGGGTTTVAATVADTIGEHTHLSATITGLTAGTAYEYRVGQDGDWTTWRTFRTASGTAEPFSFLYYGDAQISLDTTWPAVVQAAHAKAPQAVGSVHAGDLIDTASNQTQWTNWFLGMGESAMTTQVLAAPGNHEYSGDQTMRNWKANFTYAHNQPSRATIGDLARLAEGDTPAAQQTAAYFDHFTTFAAETVYYVDYQDVRFITLNATRSSGFLTPPSLPACSEGCPNAGQLWIDFQAAWLDHILTDNPNTWAVATFHQPVYSVSSGRDEPILRAAWVPVFEKHNIDLVLQGHDHTYARGFKDTTATDTPGVTNGPVYAVSNSGGKYYELAPEGDNVWTRNGATQVKRGANVSTYQVVTVDGGSLRYESYVAAVTGGATEQLGDLYDSFTITKNDAGKVVTEDGVAIPGADAQRLAVTVPEQTGEPGEFVWAIDGGNGLVDLGVAQDAGDHFRAAGALNPVRVTDTRRDAPAWSLSGQVSDFVSGDQTVDGKHLGWTPSVSENTGGAVAGAAVASGFVSGEGLSAPAVLGSAAAGHQRGSALLGAELDLRLPISVAEGRYAATLTLTALS
- a CDS encoding transglutaminase-like domain-containing protein; this translates as MQGPTRDAAHGPGEWAHHSPYSDPGQHAGVLAALGTDPADVHAAATGLIAHYRAEAGTLDEDRLPTVNLRWLDAILAAGLALAPGPFAGRPPTDRIAGCCRDHTLFGVGLLREHGIPARSRIGFARYFAPGFAHDHVVVERWDGQRWVRADPELDAAFGAAPPAGPPFDPFDMPTGLDSPFPTAAELWLAHRRDGLDLSAYGVSQAMPELCGPDFVRGYVLLEAAHRRREELLLWDVWGAELAAAPDEAAALADEVADLLVRADAGDADAEDSLACRYAADPRLHPGSRVRTLSPLGREGWTDLGTRVTTWDA
- a CDS encoding WxL protein peptidoglycan domain-containing protein translates to MSRTPARTAATLVPASLAAALLGAVLLVAPAHAVTETDTTTDTTTVTWGVRPADAPQHDPGRPNFAYVATPGETVEDGLVVSNHGAAETTLRVYVADAFTTSRGVLDLLRPDEESTGVGAWATVATPEITIPAGESVVVPFTLAVPVDAEPGDHAGGVVTSLASTQADGVSVDRRLGARIHLRVDGPVTPGVALEDTRVAHRGVLNPVGAGSAVVDVDVVNTGNVRVGGEATVTVAGPFGWGERVERVDVPELLPGERTTVAVTVGDVLPLLRLGATVRLAPQVATDGSALEAVTATAATAAVPWSLLVLILLAVAAVVAARWRARRRAAATERLVAEAVAAARAEADPVAVP